Part of the Quercus robur chromosome 5, dhQueRobu3.1, whole genome shotgun sequence genome, tgggtcacggggcgttagtacaggccggaccatagataaacctagactagaaAAGGTTTCAGTCCGGATATCCAAGCctaataactttataaattgaaggattggactcctcggatcaagtccgaggagcactagtgtttttctccggttacccgtcgatgggttttccgtggtggagcgcatatattatccgggcattctcattcctggagttttttccaggaagtgagatgggggcctcttcctaattagtttacctttccttttatactagcctacgtttgttgtccctcgtccacgtgtagggtcgatctttccaggacagatatctgtcccatcaatctaatcccgaaattgttggagatgatcaataaagcctaagaatccggctctgttaggtgcagtgtcatatcagtgaagggtattaaggacaacttccccaagatattttctgatctttcaagttagcttgtattccactctaatccatgagactttgggtctaccgaggactaagctgtcctcggctgtatcttcgggccactttgggcttcctatttttggacttgggccctggcgtcctttagtttggggcctgtggactccccataagcgagcgagccgggcccctaaactattgggccccacattagcccctcaaaaccctgctgtccaacgtcatggttggaaaggtgggttttgataatgTCAAGCCTTCATTGCAGTTCATTTAGTTcagcccttgatcaacgttggcgactcttcacctccccgaggaatgtACCGGTCTATGAGCCGTTTTCCTGAATTTGCGTACGTTGCCATTATGACGTTTGGTTATTTGTAGcgtgtctttaatatcttcccatttacgagacctcccagatctaacggttactgatggcgtgggggaacgAAACGGCGCATTCTTCTCTGcagatttccctggggatctgaacgCGTTATATACCTttttcttcgtcccctatataaagaaagaagacagaaggtGATTTTCTCACATCTGAATCCCTCAGGCCCTTCTCAGAGTTCACTTCTTCAATCGGGTTATTCCTTATCCGATAATACATCCCCCATAGTAATCAGCCATGAACAAacccttcctttcccagaaacgccatgtcctaacaaaatttgagatggctcggtcggggcaaggatggcggagactcaagatttgcctccccattcttttagccaaaatccgaagcagggactcgtcacaccccacttccggtgtgactgagtcgaaaacctcccttgtcatctccatctgctctctcatgagcatacctaatatggctccagtgTGCTAAGAGTTAGGATTGAGGCAGAGACTAAATGcccttgcttcttcctctctttgttcactggcgccatcctttgattccccttttccctcttttgctcctttcttttcttttcatttcatccctcttcttctcctccttcctgctcatgtcttccatcttctttttcctttgcactccttagcgacaagagcttgctgaagtgcttccatgtgttccaattcttcttccttctccttcatcttttctatataaggttcttctcctgatatgagcagtgctgaggcagagattttagagagactttgaaggcgagtttaaaggacacCTGGCGATTTACTTATCTGTAgtacggatgttattactgcttcggcagttcattttttgtataggcttgcttaagcccttctttgtacgttgtaataaatttttatattaataaaagttactgttattctatttcgcatgttctgtttatatgttttaataaatttgcaagttctgctcggcacagtagtatagcatttgaaccaatgacaactatggccaaaatacttgctaataaaaagacgccataataactttaacaaaattattattcgacataacaatccgaccagtaaagaacgagacttaccttaaaattagtcgagatggggactaagtgttcgataaggtgtaagaagtagttatccgaggacatgtcacccttCCAATGAATAATTTCCTTAGGCCAACGATCATCAgttcgtttcgccatcttcttaacacactggccttaacttTTTCCCGTGTTTGAGCCGGGAAACTTCTTCACCcgagcagttgatttcccaaaaggcctgagtccgaggacttcgcaaagcctgggttttatttaaaacttacgctttttcttttatgtacttggcttccccatagacttgagtccgaggaccatgcaagccctaggttctgtccaaaacttttatgtccttggtttccccataggcttgagtccgaggatcatacaagtcccaggttctgtccaagacttttatgtccttggtttccccataggcttgagtccgaggatcatacaagtcccaggttctgtccaagacttttatgtccttggtttccccataggcttgaatccgaggatcatacaagtcctaggttctgtccaaaactctttgagttcagattctccctttcatcaggcatttcataaggcgccgagcaggggttgtcctcggcaacggctattgctcggcgtgggccacagtacctgggccctcacgcaaagcgggcctgggccgcgaatccacttagcccatgacttttatgtccttggtttccccataggcttgaatccgaggatcatacaagtcctaggttctgtccaaaactcttcgagttcagattctccctttcatcaggcatttcataaggcgccgagcaggggttgtcctcggcaacggctattgctcggcgtgggccacagtacctgggccctcacgcaaagcgggcctgggccgcgaatccacttagcccatgaattaagagatatttctgcaacctctggccacgcggtactcttTGATGTCACAAtgaccgaggtgcgcctttacgaggcttctttaatcttgtggttgcagttgatgttggaagttgagccagaactgttttgtctgtagcgtaccttgggatgctgcgtgagttgactgccacccccttatcttttcaaataaacagGAGGgggagaaagttgctttatatacgcacaacTCCTTCAGTTTGCTCCCATATCATAACTCCCACTTCTGGAGCTCTCCTCCCTTAACATAACATGTCTAAggcaagggttgggaagaaagaactctctccgccgcagaagcaccgtgtcctcatgagactcaaagtagtaaggtatgggcacaggaagcataagttcaggagaacactccatttcgaccgagggggaaggggatctctccctcttttagtcaaaatccgaagcagattctgtccatgccagaattttggtgtgacagaagaaagattttccgccatcagcgcctctgctttgcggcaggcgtatatttagagaaagcccctcaacctccaactccctgcacctttccttcaacggtgtcaggctcaagttgggtctcttttgctgtttgagttgtgggcatgtgaaagtaTTGAGGAAGAAAAAGGTCTTggggctgtagccaacctctcctctgacctacttccttagcttcattttattctcttgtatcttcctttcttttcggttATGTAATGAGCTTTGAcgcaaactgattccagcttttcattgtacgctgtactatttctttgttttagtgataatggaaatttctttacttgttttggatactgttcctttgactacactactttgtgagtgagtgtgccccatgcgtgtgtttctttcagaatatttagagcaaaatagcttgaaacataatctaactaactccaatttatcaatactaccaggcattatatcgacaattcatagtaaatcaaacttaggaaactaaccgggataacagttgaatattctgtgattaGCGCGTGAACACCGTCCaaggctgataatctctaaataatccatccgagcaatcgactgggaagtaggggactccgatggtgcttttgtgtacttggtttccccatgggcttgagtccgaggaccacgcaatgccttggttctgtccaaaacttgtaagatttcttgtttgtacttggtttccccataggcttgggtccgaggaccatgcaaggccttggttctgtccaaaacttataagatttcttttttgtacttggtttccccataggcttgggtccgaggaccatgcaatgccttggttctgtccaaaacttgtaagatttctttttaagtagtcttttctctatagttatttatttttcggaGGTTAGCCCCTgggccagggaggggagagttggcttgaggccggaagcccctagagctgcccgcgccgttagcagtacaaggcgtagcccctagcagaagcttatggcggagcaacaactgcacgtcgccggagatgggaaaaactcgtgaatctctgcttgctagagagctgactcatgcgccacccgtgccaacgcgtaagccttcccacagacggcgccaattgtagggacacgattctcaagcggcccaacaatgacattgggctcgcgcgtgatggatccctcacaataaaatttgtagagagtgggcttgaaaggctagggttgggtcacggggcgttagtaaAGGCCGGACCAtagataaacctagactagaaaaggcttcagtccggatatccaagcccaataactttataaattgaaggattggactcctcggatcaagtccgaggagcactagtgtttttctccggttacccgtcgatgggttttccgtggtggagcgcatatattatccgggcattctcattcctggagttttttccaggaagtgagatgggggcctcttcctaattagtttacctttccttttatactagcctacgtttgttgtccctcgtccacgtgtagggtcgatctttccaggacagatatctgtcccatcaatctaatcccgaaattgttggagatgatcaataaagcctaagaatccggctctgttaggtgcagtgtcatatcaatgaagggtattaaggacaacttccccaagatattttctgatctttcaagttagcttgtattccactctaatccatgagactttgggtttgccgaggactaagctgtcctcggctgtatcttcgggccactttgggcttcctatttttggacttgggccctggcctcctttagtttggggcctgtggactccccataagcgagcgagccgggcccctaaactattgggccccacaagaCTAATGATATGGTCAATGACGTGGCAAATGAGGTGGACTTAACAGGAacgtaacaacaataaatgctacgtttcagcttttagatatactAGGAAGTTGCCGTCCGATGCACGgataattttacaatattttatgtaaaacaGTTTTGGATAGTgttttacatatattataaaaaaaaaagtaaactaaattagagtGAAGAAACATTTACATtttaagatattaaaaattagtttagtaaCTTCATTGCATATTTGTAGTCTTCTTAAggtaagattattatttttttaaatcatgaaaccaaaaataaatgtaaaaaagtaACAGGGCCACGGAAATCGactaatttgtgttgtgttcacaTATTTCATGCTATGAAATAAAAGTATGTCCATCTCTCTAATTGTCTTCCACTCATTGATAGTACGACATTAAGACATGGTGTGGGCAAGTGTGTATGCATGTGTCTTATAAAcgatttaaaattaaatcatgATAGAATATGATTTTACATTATACACTAAATATTCTCGCTACTAATatactcaaaataaaaactaactaaCCAAATTAcctaaacctaaatcatatttaagctcctaatttaaaaagggaaaaaattaccTATAGGGATTTCGATGTCTTGATAGTGGTGAGAGACTAGTATAACGGAGGTGGTGACCTCTtagattcctctttctctctcttttaaatgTTTTGTTAGTTTCAggtctttttattttggtaatatatagtgaaatagtgcattttatttaataatctataacatttttgtatctctatctctctctagaGTCTTATCTCGTTAGTTATCACTATTagtccttacttttttttttttttataataaaaatattaaaacaatgGGTATgttaaaagacatgaagaaaaGTGAAAGGTGTTGTGTAAGCTTAGGCAATTAATGAGATATTAATgagataatagtaaaataagttaatgtgaACTTTTtggtaacagtaaaaaaaacttaatgaaagaggtaaaaaaaggttaaatgcaaaattagagtgcCACTTGATAGGATCTCATGCACTCTCGCATGGcgcatgaggtctctgcttttatatatatattgatgattgaTATTGATCGGTTGatataaatagataaatttttactttttctaatAGCCCACGTCTGAAATGACTggcaaatttaaaaatattgtgaaattttgtttgtatCCCTATTACAACTCATTCTAATACTACTGCACTTGTCATTTGTCCTCTACTTTTCCtctatttggattttaattttaatttttttttattgccttGCCATTGTCATCTCACTTTCCTGTTCAATCAATCATGCTACAAAATGACAATTATAATTGACTTTGTCAATATGGACAAACAAAAGCACCCAAAGATGGCACTCTAATTAACATACAATATACTGATATCCTGCTTCACATGTTTCTGGCCTATACATATTGATTCAACTAACCTTCTAGTCAATCTTCATGCTTAGAAGGTGCTCTGGCTATCCAGTTTGTGTAATCTTCAAAGGTTTTCAGCTCTCATTGGTAAGCTTAACTAAGGCCAAGTTTATTGTCTTGTAAAGTTACTCTAGTGTCTAACTGGCTCATCACATCATGTTTATTGGGTCAAAGCAAACTATTGATTGGCGTACATATTGATCGGTTTACATATTGGGTGTGACTGTGAGCTGCtaaaatttcaataagatttCCCAAGTGGATGGTGTGCttgcaaatttgatttttaagaaGAACACTTAGTAACTTCTAGTAGCTGTGTGTTATTATGTACACTAGAAGCATATTTGGACATCCCTTGAAAGTTGAGTTTGTCTCCTAGTTGTGTTTCATGTATTAAAATACTATTGGTTTTGTTGATATATCCATTTATAATGATGGACTGAAATTTCAAAAGCTGTTTTGGGAAAAAGGGTAAGAGATTAGAGGTTTGGAGCGTTTAAAAGGACCCAAAAGTATTAGATGTGCATGTATTTAAATCTAATTTAGGTATAGCTTTACTGTACAATGAACTTTTACAAGAGGATTTGGATCAAGAACATGATACCTTTTATTGTATTCAGATACTTTCTTGTGGATTGTTTTAGTCCATGATATAAGCATGGTTCTTAAAACAAAACATCAAACCTCGTGACCTTCTAGGTAAATGCCATCGTTCCAAGTGTCACCTTTAGGAAATCTTTGCAATTAGGTCCAAACATGCCTTAGCCTTCTAATATGTCTATCATAGTTTGTGCTTCTAATCTTTGTTCAGATTTATTCTAGGAACAGattattgaaaaattgaaaaaatgtcCATGTTTCCAGGATAAAATGGTAGGTGAACCAGTAAATGTGAATGAGTTCCAAGAATTGGCAAGGGAAGCCCTTCCAAAAATGTACCATGATTTTTATGCTGGTGGAGCTGAGGATCAGTACACATTAAAAGAGAATGTGGAAGCATTTCATAGAATCATGTAACATACTAAACCTTCTAATCTTAATAGAGCAAACTGGGTATGGcattttattatcttttcaGTTTTTGTGGCTTTCTCAGGATTCGGCCTAGAATTCTTGTGGATGTAAGCAGAATAGATATGTCAACTACTGTATTGGGGTACAAAATCTCAGCACCAATTCTGATTGCTCCAACTGCCTTGCATAAGTTGGCACACCCTGAAGGTCTAAATCTTTAAGGAAGAGTCCTCAGCTGAGACTTCTTTTCCCCCTATCAAAAGCTTATGTTACTTGCTGTTTTGTTGCAGGAGAGGTTGCCACAGCCAGAGCAGCCGCTGCGTGTAAAACCATAATGGTATTGAAACAATGACTTGAGCTCATACTTACACAGGGTACTGGCACACTGAATTATATTTTAATGTAGGTTCTATCCTTTACTTCGTCTTGCACTGTAGAAGAGGTTGCTTCTGGCTGCAATGCTGTTCGGTTCTTTCAATTATATGTACTGAATTATTCTTGATATcttattatttcaaatttttttggttatacaTTCCTCATATGTTATCTTATTTGGTAGAAACACACACTGAATTTGGTTATCCTTTGTGAGTAGGTATACAAGAAGCGAGATATAGCAGCTGTGTTGGTGCAGAGAGCTGAGAGAAATGGATACAAGGCTCTTGTTTTGACTGTTGATACCCCCAGACTTGGTCGAAGGGAGGCAGACATAAAGAACAAGTGAAATatcatctctttctttttccttctataATATAATTGCCTTCAAAGTTTGGCATAGCTGCTTTTATAAAAGGGGACCGGATTGACATTTGAACTCTAATACCAAATATATCTTATTTATTGCTCTCTCATATCAATGCAATGAGTTATGTCAAATGCATCTCATTTAATGCATAACTGTAATAACTCCTGCAGAATGGTTGCACCTCGACTGAAGAATCTTGAGGGTCTCTTATcaattgaagctgattctgtgAGTGGAATAGTTTTCCATACTTTCTAATCTAAATATGTCAGCTTAGAATGATGAGGTTATTCTATTTACCAAGTTgtctaatattttctttaagaaaaatacaTTGCTCTAACTGTACCATATCATGCATCCTTTTATAAGCCAAAAAACAAGCGATCAGTGTGAAGTGCTTTATGTAACACTATCTGTGTCAATCAATATGAATTATTTCGAAATACAAGGTACACAATGTGTATATCTCAAAATGCATGCTCAATATGTTTCCTTCATTTCACAAcgtgaacaaatttttttttttcttttttccaatttaattctattgttgtttttatcatttttcttataaatcttttttttttttttttccttttcttttgaattctATTGTTGTTTTTATCACTACATGTAATCTGAGATTTACAGTTCACTACTAATCACCAATTATCAGAGTGTGGGATATGGCACAGTTTCTGCCTTTGCCCAAAATATCTTTAGGTTTGAGAATGTAATAGAGAAATGCATCTATGATGTACTTCTGTGTATTGTAATCCTTAAGATTACAATGGAGTAGACGTCACAATTTAACAAATTTACGCCAAGGATAGTGTCATATTATTATATCATAACTGTATGTTTTGTTTAATAGAATTTTCTGATCATTTACCAACCTCAAGTCTTCATTGCATACTGCCTGTATGTGTGTACTGTGGCAGTGCAATTGGTTATTCAGACTTGGGACTAAAATTGTTATAACTGTTCAGAAACTAAACTTCTGCAGGATAATGGCTCAAACTTAGAAGCTTATGCCAAGGAGACAATGGATGCTTCCCTTTGTTGGAAGGTATAAACCAGCAACGAAGTAGATTACCTTTTGATATGCTTTTTCAAATATGTCAGGACTTTAGTCTGACGAACTGGCAAAGTCTCATGGTTTAGTTACCAGGGACCAAGCATAGATTAGGGAAAGAGAGATTTTAAAGTCTCATTGACATGACTTAAGTCAATGAGATATATGCAAATTAGTTGCATTTCACTAGATGAGTATCTAAAGATACTACTGTAATGGTCATATTTTGTactctttaattttagtgtAGGCTGGGCAGCACTCTAGAACCATgttttaattagtaaattacaACATCTGCAGGACATAGAATGGTTAAAATCAATTACAAACATGCCAATTCTCATCAAGGGAGTACTTACTGGTGAAGATGGTAAGACAAACCTTTACTTTGGATGTTTCCatctctttactttttcttcCCAATTTTCTCCTTCCCTTTAGTAACAGGAAGAACTTTATCAGCCTTTTAAAACTTTAACCTTCCAGTGAAAAATTCAGtcatttataattaatattttaacccACTAAATTTCTAAATGTAACCgttataagattttatttttttaattgaaaaaaattccaCTCATACAGGAAACTCAAATCCTTTTTTTACCTTTGGAAATTATAGTATAGGAGACTTGTTGTCTATCCTAAGTAATCTTCTCCTTCCTATTATTACCTTCTCTACCGTCTCTGTTaagcatttttattttagtccatGTAAGTTATACTACGTTAGGTTCTCTTGATAGTTTACTCTGATCCCAGAAATTCATAGCACTCTTTTTCCTGCTGTTCAACATCTCAAGTCTCCTTAACACCTGACGTGATACTATTTGCAGCAATAAAGGCTGCAGAAGTAGGTGTTGCAGGGATTATGGTCTCCAATCATGGAGCTCGCCAACTTGATTATACGGATGCAACTATTAATGTTCTGGAAGAGGTGTGTCTCTATTAattagtgaaatttttttggtgataaTGTGGTAGCAAGACATCCTCAACAACATAACAATTTGTAGGAATTTAAGCATTATAATACAGGAAATGCACATACCATGAAATCCTGAATTTTCTGTTTGGATCTGTGTCTAGTTACTAATATGCTCTTTGGCATGGAAAGTTCAATCAACAAGCTTAGCATACATGTTTGAGGATACTTGTGTACCTTGCGGTTGCAGGTGGTTCATGCTGTCGGAGGAAGAGTTCCTGTCTTCTTTGATGGAGGAGTACGGCGAGGAACAGATATCTTCAAGGCATTAGCCC contains:
- the LOC126724843 gene encoding peroxisomal (S)-2-hydroxyacid oxidase GLO4-like produces the protein MLRRCSGYPVCVIFKGFQLSLDKMVGEPVNVNEFQELAREALPKMYHDFYAGGAEDQYTLKENVEAFHRIMIRPRILVDVSRIDMSTTVLGYKISAPILIAPTALHKLAHPEGEVATARAAAACKTIMVLSFTSSCTVEEVASGCNAVRFFQLYVYKKRDIAAVLVQRAERNGYKALVLTVDTPRLGRREADIKNKMVAPRLKNLEGLLSIEADSDNGSNLEAYAKETMDASLCWKDIEWLKSITNMPILIKGVLTGEDAIKAAEVGVAGIMVSNHGARQLDYTDATINVLEEVVHAVGGRVPVFFDGGVRRGTDIFKALALGAQAVLIGRPVIFGLAAKGEYGVRQVIQMLKDELELTMALSGCPSVKDITRHHVRTERERLHAML